From the genome of Deinococcus aerius, one region includes:
- a CDS encoding ABC transporter permease gives MLARAHLARRRTQNLLTVLGIAVGVMVLIAALSLTNGFTRALVDATLRASPHLSLTAFTPSPRDPGLETEMRADPRVSAFVPFLGDKGLLTRPASAGRAAGVDFTTLFGVTPAAAEVLRLNPQEGTLLRTLGPNEVLLGAALARSVGAFTGDEVRLLNSAQRRATLRVKGVFSTGNYLIDSGYAFTSLGTLQALQGTANISGYQLRLRDPDSAPAVGDALTRTRPYTSVPWQSLYGTLLDQLALQKRVIAFVVFLIVIVAAFGIANVLTLAVFEKTQEIAILRAVGATRGLITRTFLIEGALLGLGGLLLGNLLGLGISAYFTVRPFQLPGDLYFITALPVEVRAGDLLWVNAVGLGTTLLAALIPARRAAGVEPARIIR, from the coding sequence ATGCTGGCCCGCGCGCACCTGGCCCGGAGGCGGACCCAGAACCTCCTGACCGTCCTGGGGATCGCGGTGGGCGTGATGGTCCTGATCGCCGCGCTGAGCCTGACGAACGGCTTCACCCGCGCCCTGGTGGACGCGACCCTCCGCGCCAGCCCGCACCTGAGCCTGACGGCCTTCACCCCCTCGCCGCGCGACCCCGGGCTGGAGACCGAGATGCGCGCCGACCCCCGGGTGAGCGCCTTCGTGCCCTTCCTGGGCGACAAGGGGCTGCTGACCCGGCCAGCGTCGGCGGGGCGGGCGGCGGGGGTGGACTTCACCACCCTGTTCGGGGTGACGCCCGCCGCCGCGGAGGTCCTGCGCCTCAATCCCCAGGAGGGCACGCTGCTGCGCACGCTCGGGCCCAATGAGGTGCTCCTGGGCGCCGCCCTGGCCCGCAGCGTCGGGGCCTTCACGGGCGACGAGGTGCGGCTGCTCAATTCGGCCCAGCGCCGGGCCACCCTGCGGGTGAAGGGGGTCTTCAGCACGGGCAACTACCTGATCGACTCCGGGTACGCCTTTACCAGCCTGGGGACCCTTCAGGCCCTCCAGGGGACGGCGAACATCAGCGGCTACCAGCTCCGGCTGCGCGACCCGGACAGCGCCCCGGCGGTGGGCGACGCCCTCACGCGCACCCGGCCCTACACTTCCGTCCCCTGGCAGAGCCTGTACGGCACGCTGCTCGACCAGCTCGCCCTGCAAAAGCGGGTGATCGCCTTCGTGGTGTTCCTGATCGTGATCGTGGCGGCCTTCGGGATCGCCAACGTGCTGACCCTCGCCGTGTTCGAGAAGACGCAGGAGATCGCCATCCTGCGGGCGGTGGGCGCCACGCGCGGGCTCATCACCCGCACCTTCCTGATCGAGGGGGCGCTGCTGGGGCTGGGCGGCCTGCTGCTGGGGAACCTGCTGGGCCTGGGCATCAGCGCGTACTTCACCGTGCGGCCCTTTCAGCTTCCGGGCGACCTGTACTTCATCACGGCGCTGCCGGTCGAGGTGCGCGCGGGCGACCTGCTGTGGGTGAACGCGGTGGGCCTGGGGACGACCCTGCTCGCGGCCCTGATCCCGGCCCGCCGTGCGGCGGGTGTGGAACCGGCGCGCATCATCCGCTGA
- a CDS encoding DUF4384 domain-containing protein yields the protein MKKLLMIPAAMLLGTAAAAPKISAQSIIVNPVQPDLAVSVRVDKDPSGNATPTYRTGENIRISTTVNRDAYVYLFNVDANGEVTQILPNRLNGSNFVKANTTAVFPAPGANFTFTVGEDVGLNKVLALASLTELNLDQISSFKTQQDQFATVKAKGQQQLAQALSIVVNPIPQNSWVSDTAFFNVEARTPVQTGSLFVGTNVANATVILNGQRLGSANTTFTNIRPGSYPVRVQAPGFRDYTTTITVRAGATTNLNVEFAQVVTPAPAPVVSNQFTLSIRSSVNGARVFVDGQEVGTIRNGGLTVEVDRGATEVVLIAPGYQTFVGRYNVTRDAQITITPTR from the coding sequence ATGAAGAAGCTTCTGATGATCCCGGCCGCGATGCTGCTCGGCACCGCCGCCGCCGCCCCCAAGATCAGCGCCCAGAGCATCATCGTGAACCCCGTCCAGCCCGACCTGGCCGTGAGCGTTCGCGTGGACAAGGACCCCAGCGGCAACGCCACGCCCACCTACCGCACGGGCGAGAACATCCGCATCAGCACGACCGTCAACCGCGACGCCTACGTGTACCTGTTCAACGTGGACGCCAACGGGGAAGTGACCCAGATCCTCCCCAACCGTCTGAACGGCAGCAACTTCGTGAAGGCGAACACCACGGCCGTCTTCCCCGCCCCCGGCGCCAACTTCACCTTCACGGTGGGCGAGGACGTGGGCCTGAACAAGGTCCTCGCGCTCGCCAGCCTGACCGAGCTGAACCTCGACCAGATCAGCTCCTTCAAGACCCAGCAGGACCAGTTCGCCACCGTGAAGGCCAAGGGCCAGCAGCAGCTCGCCCAGGCGCTGAGCATCGTGGTGAACCCCATTCCCCAGAACAGTTGGGTGAGTGACACCGCCTTCTTCAACGTCGAGGCGCGCACCCCCGTGCAGACGGGCAGCCTGTTCGTGGGCACGAACGTCGCCAACGCGACCGTGATCCTGAACGGCCAGCGCCTGGGCAGCGCGAACACCACCTTCACGAACATCCGCCCCGGCTCCTACCCGGTGCGCGTGCAGGCCCCCGGCTTCCGCGACTACACCACCACCATCACGGTGCGCGCGGGTGCCACCACCAACCTGAACGTCGAGTTCGCGCAGGTCGTCACGCCCGCCCCGGCCCCCGTGGTCAGCAACCAGTTCACCCTGTCCATCCGCAGCAGCGTGAACGGCGCCCGCGTGTTTGTGGACGGCCAGGAGGTCGGCACGATTCGCAACGGCGGCCTGACCGTCGAGGTGGACCGCGGCGCGACCGAGGTTGTGCTGATCGCCCCCGGCTACCAGACCTTCGTGGGCCGCTACAACGTGACCCGCGACGCCCAGATCACCATCACCCCCACCCGCTAA
- a CDS encoding NUDIX hydrolase: MTTPGSEPDPLDAALDDPWAVWVGGRSRTPLHLPEYRRAAVLVALTRERDPRVLLTVRSAELPTHRGQISFPGGSLDPHETPVQGALREAEEEVGLDPRTVTVLGELDDVFTPVGFHVTPVLARVPAEPRLTLTAEVAQIIMPTLGELRALSVVRELRTLPNGEQVPLYRYPWRGHDIWGMTARVLHDLLQHGP, from the coding sequence GTGACGACCCCGGGGAGCGAACCCGACCCGCTCGACGCCGCCCTGGACGACCCCTGGGCGGTGTGGGTGGGGGGCCGGTCGCGCACGCCGCTGCACCTGCCCGAGTACCGCCGCGCCGCCGTGCTCGTCGCGCTGACCCGCGAGCGTGACCCCCGGGTCCTCCTCACCGTGCGCTCGGCGGAGTTGCCCACCCACCGGGGCCAGATCAGTTTTCCCGGCGGCAGCCTCGACCCGCACGAGACGCCCGTACAGGGCGCCCTGCGCGAGGCCGAGGAGGAGGTGGGCCTCGACCCCCGCACGGTCACGGTACTCGGCGAACTCGACGACGTGTTCACCCCGGTCGGCTTCCATGTCACGCCGGTCCTGGCCCGCGTGCCCGCCGAGCCGCGCCTGACCCTGACTGCCGAGGTCGCGCAGATCATCATGCCCACGCTGGGTGAACTGCGGGCCCTGAGCGTCGTCCGCGAGCTCCGCACCCTGCCGAACGGCGAGCAGGTCCCGCTCTACCGCTATCCCTGGCGCGGCCACGACATCTGGGGCATGACGGCGCGCGTGCTGCACGACCTACTCCAGCACGGGCCGTAG
- a CDS encoding MazG family protein codes for MQDLLETLRRLRAPDGCPWDREQTHESLRPYLLEEAAEAVDAVGESPTALAGELGDVLLQVAFHSVIAEEAGSFGYTDVERGIVEKLVRRHPHVFGTVRVSGADEVVTNWEAIKTAERGGRPRRAADRVPSALGALARETQAQKLAGSEKTGREGVEAALRGAPDTARGVAEVLSAVVAWARSLGVDPEVALREHTHAVLAALPDPEVGA; via the coding sequence ATGCAAGACCTGCTTGAGACGCTGCGCCGCCTGCGGGCGCCCGACGGCTGCCCCTGGGACCGCGAGCAGACGCACGAGTCGCTGCGCCCCTACCTGCTCGAAGAAGCGGCCGAGGCCGTGGACGCCGTCGGTGAAAGCCCCACCGCCCTGGCGGGCGAACTCGGGGACGTGCTGCTGCAAGTCGCCTTCCACTCGGTGATCGCCGAGGAGGCGGGCTCCTTCGGCTACACCGATGTGGAGCGCGGCATCGTCGAGAAACTGGTGCGGCGCCACCCCCACGTGTTCGGCACGGTGCGGGTGTCCGGCGCCGACGAGGTGGTGACGAACTGGGAGGCGATCAAGACTGCCGAGCGGGGGGGCCGCCCGCGCCGCGCCGCCGACCGGGTGCCCTCCGCGCTGGGGGCACTCGCCCGCGAGACCCAGGCGCAGAAGCTCGCCGGGAGTGAAAAGACGGGCCGGGAGGGGGTGGAGGCCGCGCTACGCGGTGCTCCCGACACGGCACGGGGGGTGGCAGAGGTGCTTTCGGCCGTCGTCGCCTGGGCACGGTCCCTGGGCGTGGACCCGGAGGTGGCGTTGCGGGAACACACCCACGCCGTCCTCGCCGCCCTACCCGACCCGGAAGTGGGCGCGTGA